One genomic segment of Synechocystis sp. LKSZ1 includes these proteins:
- a CDS encoding diacylglycerol/polyprenol kinase family protein: MLTLPLAIALIAVYLALLIVVAEFWNRSQPHHGEFTRKMVHIGSGQVLLLAWWLQIPGWVGILAGILAAGIALLSYYLPILPSLESVGRRSFGTFFYAISISLLSGFFFPRGQPEFAALGLLIMAWGDGLAALIGQNFGRHPYQLGGIRKSWEGSLTMLVISGAITGLVLGPLWDWQGLILGIAVIIALVATLLETFSKLGIDNLTVPLGSAFLSWGLTQLWL; the protein is encoded by the coding sequence TTGCTCACCCTGCCTCTAGCTATTGCTTTAATCGCCGTTTATCTGGCCCTGCTGATTGTGGTGGCAGAGTTCTGGAATCGTTCCCAGCCTCACCACGGCGAATTTACCCGCAAGATGGTTCATATTGGCAGTGGCCAGGTTCTTTTGTTGGCCTGGTGGCTCCAAATTCCGGGGTGGGTGGGGATTCTGGCCGGGATTCTGGCTGCTGGCATTGCCCTGTTGTCCTACTACTTGCCGATATTACCTAGCCTAGAAAGTGTAGGACGGCGTAGTTTTGGTACCTTCTTTTACGCTATCAGTATCAGTCTATTATCTGGTTTCTTTTTTCCCCGCGGCCAACCAGAGTTTGCGGCCCTGGGCCTGTTGATTATGGCCTGGGGGGATGGCCTGGCGGCCCTGATTGGCCAAAATTTCGGTCGTCATCCCTACCAACTAGGGGGCATCCGCAAAAGCTGGGAAGGTTCCCTCACCATGCTGGTCATCAGTGGCGCTATCACGGGCTTAGTGCTAGGGCCATTGTGGGACTGGCAGGGCCTGATTTTAGGGATTGCTGTAATCATTGCCCTGGTGGCGACCCTATTGGAAACCTTCTCCAAACTTGGTATTGATAATCTCACGGTGCCCCTAGGGTCGGCTTTTTTGTCCTGGGGCTTGACACAACTCTGGCTTTAG
- the grrA gene encoding GrrA/OscA1 family cyclophane-containing rSAM-modified RiPP, which translates to MNTQMGWTAFLVTLATLCATSAEATIAKAEIPTHTPAVEGRIARINTALKTQAQNGGLPSEVAIGWGNGGGGGRGFVNTRGGGWGNGAGSRGFVNVNPWRNGWADGGGFWNSPWRNGGGFVNW; encoded by the coding sequence ATGAATACTCAAATGGGCTGGACAGCCTTTCTTGTCACCCTCGCTACTCTCTGTGCGACCTCCGCTGAAGCAACCATTGCCAAAGCAGAAATTCCGACCCATACCCCCGCTGTGGAGGGCCGGATTGCTCGTATTAACACGGCTCTGAAAACCCAGGCCCAGAATGGTGGCCTGCCATCGGAGGTGGCTATTGGTTGGGGTAATGGTGGCGGTGGTGGCCGCGGCTTTGTTAATACCCGAGGCGGTGGCTGGGGCAATGGGGCCGGTAGCCGAGGCTTTGTAAACGTTAATCCTTGGCGCAACGGCTGGGCTGATGGCGGTGGTTTTTGGAACAGTCCTTGGCGGAATGGGGGCGGCTTTGTGAATTGGTAG
- a CDS encoding aldose epimerase — translation MLGPSSSLAPTVFTITRQLDQYLTYHLEDQHSGSRLSVVPERGGIISQWQVQGQEILYLDTQRFQDPNLSVRGGIPLLFPICGNLPNDQYQLDGQAYALKQHGFARNLPWQVLEQNMTEAASLTLGLRSTPETLALYPFAFELRFTYQLRGNSLRIHQQYTNHSPQIMPFSTGLHPYFQVADKHQLQFDIPAQAYQDQQTKTNHPYQGNFNWQRAEMDFAFTPISQLTTGFQDRARGLQIRLDFSEHFSTLVFWTLKDKDYICLEPWSAPRNALNTGEQLTHLAPHSTLEAWVEIQVETLAQ, via the coding sequence ATGCTGGGGCCTAGTTCTTCTCTGGCCCCCACCGTGTTTACGATCACCCGCCAACTAGACCAATATTTGACCTACCACCTAGAAGACCAGCATAGTGGCAGTCGTCTGAGCGTTGTCCCTGAGCGGGGCGGCATCATCAGCCAATGGCAAGTCCAAGGTCAGGAGATCCTCTACCTGGATACCCAGCGCTTCCAAGACCCCAATCTGAGCGTGCGGGGCGGCATTCCCCTTCTGTTCCCAATCTGTGGCAATCTGCCCAACGACCAATATCAGCTAGACGGTCAAGCCTATGCCTTAAAACAGCATGGTTTTGCTCGCAATTTGCCCTGGCAAGTCCTGGAGCAAAACATGACCGAGGCCGCTAGTTTAACCCTGGGCCTCCGCAGTACGCCCGAAACACTGGCCCTTTATCCTTTTGCCTTTGAGCTACGCTTTACCTACCAGTTACGAGGCAATAGCCTGAGAATTCACCAGCAATACACCAACCACTCCCCCCAGATCATGCCCTTTTCTACGGGGCTACATCCCTATTTTCAGGTAGCGGATAAACACCAACTTCAGTTTGATATTCCGGCCCAGGCCTACCAAGACCAACAAACGAAGACCAACCATCCCTACCAGGGAAATTTTAACTGGCAGAGGGCGGAAATGGATTTTGCCTTTACCCCGATCAGCCAATTGACGACGGGCTTTCAGGATCGGGCTCGGGGCCTACAGATCCGGCTGGACTTCTCTGAGCACTTTTCTACCCTGGTGTTTTGGACGCTCAAGGACAAAGACTATATTTGCCTTGAACCCTGGAGTGCGCCCCGCAATGCGCTGAATACAGGAGAACAGTTGACTCACCTTGCTCCCCACAGCACCCTGGAAGCCTGGGTAGAAATACAGGTAGAAACCTTGGCACAATAG
- the grrP gene encoding extracellular substrate binding-like orphan protein GrrP, which yields MFKKLAIPALSFLLFLAATPASQAETVLEKTARTGVLTLGTPLNLVPYSYINDKNELVGLSIDMANLIRAEVERELGKPIRLEMVEASDVTTAIPKLLSGEIDLACNTAFTWERDRFVDFTISYSVTGIRLLVPHSSPIKSEENLMGKRIAVVPNSVAEKTVKLAQPKAILVPVATLEEGILALKNKKVDGVAGDGLLLDGQRQALGVTDTHLIPDKPYMSYGIACMLPQNNPAFLRSANRAIVRLAENYVRGDQATVAAVQQWIGPEGVAKVDPEKIKSFMGYILVTHEQIPPKP from the coding sequence ATGTTTAAAAAGCTTGCGATTCCGGCTCTGAGCTTTCTCCTCTTTCTGGCTGCGACCCCGGCTAGTCAGGCGGAAACCGTGCTTGAAAAAACGGCTCGGACAGGAGTATTAACCCTGGGAACCCCCCTCAACCTCGTTCCCTACTCCTACATCAACGACAAAAATGAGCTCGTTGGCCTCTCCATTGATATGGCTAATCTGATTCGGGCAGAAGTGGAGCGGGAATTAGGAAAACCCATTCGCTTAGAAATGGTTGAAGCCTCGGATGTGACCACCGCTATCCCCAAACTACTCAGTGGTGAAATTGACCTGGCCTGTAATACGGCGTTTACCTGGGAACGAGATAGATTTGTTGACTTTACCATTAGCTATTCGGTTACAGGGATCCGTTTGCTCGTTCCCCACAGTAGCCCGATCAAATCGGAGGAAAACCTCATGGGTAAACGCATTGCCGTGGTGCCTAATTCCGTCGCTGAAAAAACAGTGAAATTAGCCCAACCGAAAGCCATCTTAGTGCCTGTAGCTACTCTAGAGGAAGGCATTCTGGCCCTGAAAAATAAAAAAGTAGACGGGGTAGCCGGGGATGGTCTGCTGCTAGACGGACAACGTCAGGCCCTGGGGGTGACCGATACGCACCTGATACCCGATAAACCCTATATGAGCTACGGTATTGCCTGTATGCTTCCTCAAAATAACCCCGCCTTTCTAAGATCTGCCAATCGAGCGATCGTGCGCCTCGCCGAAAACTATGTCCGGGGAGACCAAGCAACGGTGGCGGCGGTTCAGCAATGGATTGGCCCAGAAGGGGTTGCCAAGGTTGATCCAGAAAAAATCAAGAGCTTTATGGGATATATCCTAGTGACCCACGAACAAATTCCTCCCAAGCCTTAA